One Rosa chinensis cultivar Old Blush chromosome 5, RchiOBHm-V2, whole genome shotgun sequence genomic region harbors:
- the LOC112202264 gene encoding protein NARROW LEAF 1 — protein sequence MDRTRFNMRMRCSGSTPSEESALDLERTCCSHSNLPSLSPPTLQPFASAGQHCETSAAYFSWPTSSRLNDAAEERANYFTNLQKGVLPETLGQLPKGQQATTLLELMTIRAFHSKILRCYSLGTAIGFRIRRGVLTDIPAILVFVSRKVHKQWLSPIQCLPTALEGPGGVWCDVDVVEFSYFGAPEPAPKEQLYTEIVDDLRGGDLCIGSGSQVASQETYGTLGAIVKSQTGNRQVGFLTNRHVAVDLDYPNQKMFHPLPPSLGPGVYLGAVERATSFITDELWYGIFAGINPETFVRADGAFIPFSDDFDMSTVTTSVKGVGWIGDVKIIDLQSPISTLIGKHVMKVGRSSGLTAGTVLAYALEYNDEKGICFLTDFLVVGENQQTFDLEGDSGSLITLKGENGEKPRPIGIIWGGTANRGRLKLKIGQPPENWTSGVDLGRLLNLLELDLITTDEGLKVAVQEQRSVSATAIGSTVGDSSPPDGLLPKEGPEEKFESLGLQIQRIPLEAEPGSLPVSPSLVETEFHLEDGIKAVPSVEHQFIPSFIRGSPLHNMNQMGRTVSENLSSLRNGCDEDICFSLQLGDNEAKRRRSDTSTSTVEPK from the exons ATGGACCGGACTAGATTTAATATGAGGATGCGTTGTTCTGGTTCAACACCATCAGAGGAGTCAGCTTTAGATCTCGAGAGAACCTGTTGTAGTCATTCTAATTTGCCTTCCTTAAGTCCGCCAACACTTCAACCCTTTGCATCAGCTGGACAGCATTGTGAGACTAGTGCTGCGTACTTCTCCTGGCCTACTTCAAGTCGATTGAATGATGCAGCTGAAGAGAGGGCAAATTATTTTACTAATCTGCAGAAAGGTGTCCTGCCTGAAACTCTTGGTCAATTGCCAAAAGGGCAGCAAGCGACTACATTGCTTGAACTGATGACTATAAGGGCATTTCATAGCAAGATCTTGCGGTGTTACAGTCTTGGAACAGCAATTGGCTTTCGCATTCGACGGGGTGTGTTAACAGATATACCAGCTATCCTTGTGTTTGTTTCAAGAAAAGTTCACAAGCAATGGCTCAGCCCAATACAATGTCTACCTACTGCTCTAGAG GGGCCTGGAGGTGTATGGTGTGATGTGGATGTGGTAGAATTCTCATATTTTGGTGCACCCGAGCCTGCTCCCAAAGAACAATTGTACACTGAAATTGTAGATGATTTGCGTGGTGGTGATCTATGCATTGGCTCAGGTTCCCAG GTGGCAAGCCAGGAGACATATGGGACTTTGGGTGCTATAGTTAAAAGCCAAACTGGGAACAGACAAGTTGGTTTTCTCACAAATCGCCATGTTGCAGTTGACTTAGATTACCCAAATCAGAAAATGTTCCATCCCCTGCCCCCTTCACTTGGACCTGGTGTATACCTTGGTGCTGTAGAGAGAGCTACCTCATTTATCACAGATGAGCTCTGGTATGGCATTTTTGCTGGAATTAACCCAG AGACATTTGTGAGAGCAGACGGGGCATTTATCCCATTTTCTGATGATTTTGACATGTCTACTGTTACTACATCCGTGAAAGGTGTAGGATGGATTGGTGATGTTAAGATAATAGACTTGCAGTCTCCGATCAGTACCCTTATCGGAAAGCATGTGATGAAGGTTGGAAGAAGTTCTGGCTTGACAGCTGGAACTGTATTGGCCTATGCCCTTGAGTACAATGATGAGAAAGGCATATGTTTCTTGACTGATTTCCTTGTTGTCGGCGAGAACCAGCAGACGTTTGACCTTGAAGGAGACAGTGGAAGTCTCATAACACTAAAAGGTGAGAATGGTGAGAAGCCACGGCCGATTGGGATCATATGGGGTGGGACTGCAAACCGAGGCCGTCTTAAATTAAAAATTGGTCAACCTCCTGAGAATTGGACAAGTGGAGTTGATCTTGGGCGTCTTCTCAATCTCCTTGAACTTGACCTCATTACAACTGATGAAGGGCTAAAAG TGGCTGTACAAGAACAGAGGAGTGTGTCAGCAACTGCAATTGGATCCACCGTTGGTGACTCGTCACCTCCTGATGGGTTACTTCCAAAGGAAGGGCCTGAGGAGAAGTTTGAGTCACTGGGTCTCCAAATCCAGCGTATCCCTTTAGAAGCTGAACCTGGAAGCCTACCTGTGAGTCCGTCATTAGTAGAAACAGAGTTCCATCTAGAAGATGGGATCAAGGCGGTTCCTAGTGTTGAGCATCAATTCATACCAAGCTTCATCAGAGGTTCCCCACTACATAATATGAATCAGATGGGCAGAACAGTTTCTGAGAATCTCTCATCATTAAGGAATGGCTGCGACGAAGATATTTGTTTTTCACTGCAGTTGGGCGACAATGAGGCCAAGAGAAGACGTTCTGATACTTCAACCAGTACTGTAGAACCAAAATGA
- the LOC112202265 gene encoding F-box/kelch-repeat protein At3g06240, whose amino-acid sequence MSKISQDTIRDILTRLPAKSVCRFRCVSKTWLHLTHEPHFVATHLSRHQKQKLILSSNKSLFSLDQEAPIDDDMLPSELDFPLKGDVNNQWIQMLGSCNGLVCIMPQPETFFVFNPSTRESMRVPDCPMSSHADPPEEVGYDVHGFGYASSVKDYMFVKIYKGRNVLIFSLKNKSWKSVQDFPYKHLLNDPGTPLNGAVHWLCMGLDHLPVIAALDLAEEKFSGLSPPESIVDSNRYTPGVLRDCLCLLHHNDHNRQRIFWIMKEYGVKESWTKILIAEPFFSLQPLCYWKNTKIVVARNRREILLFSTRDGTCKNLLANGLQVPFYVDVYVESLVSPNFRLN is encoded by the coding sequence ATGTCTAAAATTTCACAGGATACCATCAGAGACATACTCACTCGACTACCTGCCAAGTCTGTCTGTCGATTTAGGTGTGTGTCAAAGACATGGCTCCATCTTACCCATGAACCCCACTTTGTTGCAACCCACCTCAGCCGACACCAGAAGCAGAAACTTATTCTCAGTTCCAATAAGTCTCTCTTCTCCTTGGATCAAGAAGCACCTATAGATGACGATATGTTACCCTCAGAGCTTGATTTTCCTCTCAAAGGCGATGTCAACAACCAGTGGATTCAAATGCTTGGTTCCTGTAATGGTTTAGTCTGCATCATGCCTCAACCAGAAACATTCTTTGTATTTAATCCTTCGACTCGGGAGTCCATGAGAGTACCAGATTGCCCCATGTCAAGCCATGCTGATCCTCCAGAGGAAGTGGGTTATGATGTACATGGTTTTGGTTATGCTTCTTCTGTCAAGGATTACATGTTTGTTAAGATTTATAAGGGCCGCAATGTGCTCATCTTTTCACTGAAAAACAAGTCATGGAAAAGTGTTCAGGACTTTCCTTACAAACATCTTTTGAATGATCCAGGGACGCCTCTCAACGGAGCTGTCCACTGGTTGTGCATGGGCCTTGATCATCTTCCTGTAATTGCTGCTTTAGATTTAGCAGAAGAGAAGTTCTCAGGCTTATCCCCACCTGAATCTATTGTAGATTCTAATAGGTATACACCTGGCGTCTTAAGGGACTGTCTTTGTTTGCTACACCACAATGATCATAACAGGCAGCGTATATTCTGGATTATGAAAGAGTATGGTGTGAAGGAGTCATGGACCAAGATTTTGATTGCGGAACCCTTTTTCTCTTTGCAGCCATTATGTTACTGGAAGAATACCAAGATAGTAGTGGCAAGAAACCGTAGGGAAATACTTCTGTTCAGTACGAGGGATGGAACTTGTAAAAATTTATTGGCAAATGGCCTCCAGGTTCCGTTCTATGTGGATGTGTATGTGGAGAGTCTTGTTTCTCCAAACTTTCGGCTGAACTAA